The Acidobacteriaceae bacterium nucleotide sequence TCTATGCTCTTAGAGGCTGTGCCTGCTATCCGGAATCAGACCGTTACACGAAAGGTTCCCCCTTTGCGTTTTTTCTCGTCAGCGGTCCGCACGATCGCCCTATGTACCACCGTGGCTGGGTCTTCGGCTTTTCTGCACGCCGAAAGCGCCTCCCCTGCCGCGATGCCCGTGCCTTCTGTCGCGACCTTTCCTGTTCCTCAGTCTGATAGCGCGTGGCTGATGCCTGCAGCGTTCAGCACGTCGGCTGGCAGCGACTCTTCCCTGCCCGACGATCCCTCTGTCGCGCTGTTTGGCGACCCCGATGGACAACAGTCGGCCGATAAGCCGACTAAAAAGGTTGATCCGAACCACTCGCTGACCTGCGAAGGCTGCGATGTGGACGCCAACGGCAACCCGATCCCGCTAAACCGTCAGCAACCGCACCGCATTCTCGGTTTCATGCCAAACTTTCGTTCGGTATCGGCTGGCGCAAAGGTGCACCCCCCGGGATGGGGCTATAACTTCCACGTAGCCACACGCCAGGCGTTCGACTACTCGTCGTTCATGTTCCTCGTTCTCACCTCTGTCACCGCCGAAGGCATGGATTCCCATCCTGCTCTGGGCAAAGGCGTTCCGGGCTTCTGGGCATATACCTGGCGTGGCTTCCTTGATAAAACGGACGGCACCTATCTTTCGGCGTGGCTCCTGCCCTCGCTGCTGCACGAGGACACTCGCTACTATCCGCTCGGCGCAGGCCACTCTGTCCTGACTCGTACGATGTACGTGATCTCGCGCCAGGCCGTGGCCAAGACCTACGGCGGCCATGACACACCAAATATCGCAGGCCTGGGCGGCAAGGTGCTGACGCAGGTCATCTCACGCACCTACTATCCGTCGAGTGCTGCTGGATTCAGCACTCTGGCAACGAAGTTTGGCTACTCCGTAATGCGCGACGTCGGCTTCTCCGCCGTACGCGAGTTCTATCCCGACATCGCGGCGCACTACGTACGCAGGCATCGCGAAAAGGCCGCAGCCATGGCCGCTCGCGACGCGGCAGACGCAGCCGGATCGCATCCCACCACACAGCCGTAAAAAGCTGATCGAAGCACCCAAGGTACGGCTCCGGCCGTACCTTTCTTCTGCCTTCTCAACGACACGAACTAAGATCGAAGCTGTGAGCCTTATCGCTGCCAACCTCGAACGCGTTCGCAACCAGATTGCCGACGCCTGCGCCAAAGCCGGTCGCCCTGCCAGCGACGTCAACCTCATGGCCGTCTCCAAAACGCACCCCGCGGAAGCCGCACTCGAAGCCATTGCGGCCGGGCAGCGGCTCTTCGGCGAAAACCGCGTGCAGGAGTTCGCCAGCAAGCGCGACGCGCTCGCCGCCACCGACGCTCAGTTTCACCTCATAGGCCCATTGCAGAGCAACAAGACGACCCGTGCCGCAGAGATCTTCCACGCCTTCGACGCGCTTGACTCTTTGCGCATCGCCGAACGCCTGGACGCCACCTGCGCCACGCTCGACAAGAAGCTTCCCATCCTCATCGAGGTGAAGCTTTCGCACGAAGACACCAAGCATGGCCTTGCACCGGAAGAGCTCCCCGCGCTGCTCGACGCTGTCGCTGCGCTGCCGCAACTCGAGCTTCGCGGTCTGATGACCGTCCCGCCGTTCAGCGATGATCCCGAAGAGGCTCGCCCATACTTCGCGCAACTGCGCGCACTCCGCGATCAGAACATCGAACGGCATCCCACGCTGCTCGAACTCTCCATGGGAATGAGCCACGACTTCGCAGTCGCCGTGCAGGAAGGCTCCACCACTGTTCGGGTGGGCACAGCCATCTTCGGCAAACGCGAGTACGCATGAGTTCTGCAGAAAGCTGCACCCTCGCGTTGCGCATCCAGCCCGGAGCGAAACGCACAGCGGTGCTTGGGCTTTATGGTGAAGAGACAATTCGCATTGCGCTGAACGCTCCGCCGGTCGACGGCAAAGCCAACGAGGCGCTGATTCGCTTTCTGGCCGAAACGCTTGCTCTCACACGTTCCGCCGTTGAAATCCTCAGCGGCCAAACCGCACGGACAAAGCTTGTTCGCCTGACGGGAGTTTCGCTGACCGCAGTGCGCGACCGCCTACTTGCCAACAGTCGCTAGTCGTCGTTCTTGCCGCCAACCCACAGCGTAGCCAGGCCTACGACCATCGCTGCGGCACCGCCTCCGAACAATCCTGCCATCAGCGCGGCCAACTGCACCTGCGCCGGTGGAGCCTTCCTTGCCTGTGCTCGATGCGTTGTCCACGAAAGCGTCCACCACCCGACGCCGAAGAACGCTACCAACACCAGCAAAATCCGCCACACCGGCCCACGTGAAGTCATTCGTCTCCCTTACCTGCTTTGCCCCATCTTTGTGATCGTTGCGGTCGGGGCCTTCACAACGCCTTCGCCACCACCAGCAACCGTCACAGTTACATCATCGAACAAAGCATTGGCATACGCCACTCGCATCGGCTTCTCCGAAGAAATGTGCACGTGCTTCAGCACAATGTTCTTGATGGGAGCCTCAGGCAGACCGACGATGCCGCCACCCTCCTCCGAACCCGTCGCCGTCACATCGTCAAACACGATGTCGTGGAAGAACGGCGTCAAGCGTCCCACGGCTTCGGTTTTCACTTCGCCCTGCGGAAACGCCTTCGGATAGTACGCGCTGACGAGGATCGGCATCTTCACGTCCTCCATCTTCACGTGCTTGAAGACAATGTGCGAAACATCGGCGCCGCGGTCCCGATTGGCCTTAATTCGCAGGCCATTCCCCGTGCCCTTGAAGGTGATGTTTTCCGCCACAATATTCTGCGCGCCACCGGCAATCTCGCTGCCGATCGACAGCCCGTGCCCGTGCAGGAACGTGCAGTCGCGAATCACTACATTCTTCGTCGGCGCATCCGGTCCCGGCGAGTTCACCATGCCGCTCTTGATCGCAATATTGTCATCGCCAACGTCAGCCAGCACACGCTCAATCAGCACATTCGTCGAGCTAAACGGATCAATCGCATCCGTATTCGGCGAGTGCGGATCAGCTAGAACCTTCACATCGCGAATCACAATGTTATTCGAGTAGTACGGAACAATCTGCCAGTACGCCATGTTCTGCACTGTCACGTTTTCGATGAGGATTCCGTCGCAGTGGTCAAATACCAATCCGCGCGGACGCGTGTTCTCGCTGCCCAGCAACCCTGCATCTTTCGTTCCACGCACGGATTCCCACCAGGTCTTGCCGTTGCCATCGATCACGCCGCCGCCATTGATCGTGATGTGCTTCGCGCCTTCGGCGGAGAGAAACGCCTGGTAGCCAGGGGCCTTGAACTCGCGCTTCTTCGGATAATCCGCGTGGTCCGGCGAGCCCAACAGCGTTGCCCCCTTCTCGACATCGAGCGTGATGTTGGACTTCAGCATAAGAGGAGCCGAAAGAAACGTGCCGCCAGCAATCTTCACCGTGCCGCCTTTGGCTGCCGCACAGCTATCAATCGCCTTCTGAATGGCCGCCGTATCCTTGGTCACGCCATCGCCCTTGGCTCCAAACGTGCGCACATCGCATACTTTCTGCGCCTGAGCCACGCCTGCTGCCATCGCTATTACTGCCGCTGCTGTCACTACACGCTTCATACCCGTTACGCCTCCTGAAAGCTGTCAGACAGCCATGCTACACGCGAGGCCGCGTCTTTGGCTTCAAAAGACAGAGGAACAGCAACTTTGGCAAGCAGCTATCGTTTGGCGAGTTTGGCGTTCACACCGATATAAGGGAGCACCATCGCCAGAATGGCTTCGGCATCCTGCTCGGAGCTGCGCGTGGACTCGCCATACATGCGCCGCTCATTCATGCCGCGCACCATATCCATCAGCGCCCAGGCCAGCGAAGTGTAGTCGCGATCCGCTAGCTCACCATCGCGGACTCCTGCGGCAAGAATGTCGATCATTTCTTCTACCGAAGCACGCACAATCGTGTGAGTCTGCTTGCGGAAGCGCCGCTCTCGACCCAGCGTTGCAAGCAGGCGATACAAGTCCGGGTAACTGATCCAAAAGCTCATCCGAAAAGTTAGAAACGCTCGCAACCGTGCCGCTACGCCCTGAATCTTCTCAATCGCCTCTGCGCCCTGCTCCGTTTGTTGTGCAATCGCGCGCTGCACCGCGGCCTCATACATCGCGTCCTTGGACGAAAAGTAGAGATATAGAGTGCCCTTCGCCAGACCTGCCTGCTCGGCAATATCTTCCATGCGGGTCTGCGCAAACCCCTTCTTTCCAAAGAGCTTTAGCGCTGCATCGAGGATCTCCGCACGTCGGAACTCAGTCAGCACCTGACGACGTGATTTGGGCTTAGCGGGCATGAACAAAAAACTACCATAGGTGAATCGCAACGGGGGCAGGTAAACTCTAATGACTAGAAAGTCATTTTTATGACCACAGAGTCTGATACCTACAAATCCGAAGAAGCCCTCGCTGCGTCCGCTGCCGAGTTTGAGCCTGGAGTACGGCTAGAAACGGCACCTGAGCCGCGCCTCTTCAACCCCTGGATCATCGCCCTGGTCGTCACCATGGGTACGTTCATGGAGGTGCTCGACACCTCCATTGCCAACGTCGCGCTGCCGCATATCGCCGGCTCGCTCTCTGCCTCGCAAGACGAAAGCACCTGGGTTCTCACCTCATACCTCGTCGCCAACGCCATCATCCTGCCCATCAGCGGCTGGATTTCTTCTGTCATTGGGCGTCGCAACTTCTATCTCGCTTCGGTCATCCTCTTCACCATCTTCTCGGCGGCCTGCGGTCTGGCTCCGACGCTGGCGATGCTTGTGATCTTCCGCGTGCTGCAGGGCCTGTCTGGCGGCGGTCTACAGCCTTCAGTACAGGCGATCCTTGCCGACACCTTCCCCGGGGAAAAACGCGGCATGGCCATGGCGGTTTACACGGTTGCGATTCTTTGCGCGCCGGTGCTTGGCCCCACGCTCGGCGGCTGGATTACGGACAACTACTCCTGGCGCTGGATCTTCTACATCAACATCCCGGTCGGTCTGCTCTGCGCCTTCTTTACGCGCATGGTGCTGCATGACCCTCCACACCTGGTCGCCTCGCGTAAGGCGATGAAGGGCAAGCCGCTCAAGATCGACGGCGTCGGACTCGGACTCATCTCCATCGGCCTGGCGTCGCTGGAAATCGTGCTCGACAAGGGCCAGGAACTTGACTGGTTCGGCTCCGCCTTTGTCACCTGGATGGCCTGCATTGCTGTCGCATCGCTCGTCGGCGCTGTTATCTGGGAGCTGCGCGTCAAGAACCCGGTGGTCAACCTTCGCCTGCTCGGTGAGCGTAACTTCGCCACCTGCTGCGCGATCGTTCTGGCGCTCTACACCGCGCTCTACGCCTGCACCTTCCTTCTGCCGCAGTACATGCAGCAGATCATGGGCTACGACGCGACTACGGCAGGCATCGCTGTATCACCCGCTGGACTGGTGACTATGGCCGAGGTGCCTATCGTCGGCTGGCTGCTGAGTAAAGGCACGGACGCGCGCAAGATGATCGCCCTCGGCCTGGTGACGATCACCGTAGCCACATGGTGGCTCTCGCTGAGTAACCAGTACGTGGCCGAAAGCAACTTTGTCTGGCCGCGCGTGCTGCAAATCATGGGTCTCGGCCTTACGACGGTACCGCTCAGCACCATTATGTTCCGCTTCCTGGCGCCAGACCAGAGCAGCAATGCTGCAGGTCTTTACGCTCTGGTGCGTAACGAAGGCGGCAGCATCGGCATCGCCATCTCCAGCACCTTCCTGCAACGCACGGCGCAGACGCACCAGGCCTACCTTGGCGCGAATCTGACCCCGAGCAACGAACAGGCCATCGCTGCAGCAACAGCCATGGGCAGCGGGACGGCTATGGCGATGCACGACAAGATGCATATGGGCATGGCCCTGCTCTATCAGAAAACGATGGTAGAGGCCGAAATCCTTGCCTATATGGACCAGTACCGTCTCTTTGCGTACATCCTGGCCTGCACCATTCCGCTGGTGCTTCTGCTGAAACGGCCTCCGAAAATCGTGGGC carries:
- a CDS encoding YggS family pyridoxal phosphate-dependent enzyme is translated as MSLIAANLERVRNQIADACAKAGRPASDVNLMAVSKTHPAEAALEAIAAGQRLFGENRVQEFASKRDALAATDAQFHLIGPLQSNKTTRAAEIFHAFDALDSLRIAERLDATCATLDKKLPILIEVKLSHEDTKHGLAPEELPALLDAVAALPQLELRGLMTVPPFSDDPEEARPYFAQLRALRDQNIERHPTLLELSMGMSHDFAVAVQEGSTTVRVGTAIFGKREYA
- a CDS encoding DUF167 domain-containing protein, with translation MSSAESCTLALRIQPGAKRTAVLGLYGEETIRIALNAPPVDGKANEALIRFLAETLALTRSAVEILSGQTARTKLVRLTGVSLTAVRDRLLANSR
- a CDS encoding glycoside hydrolase family 28 protein, giving the protein MKRVVTAAAVIAMAAGVAQAQKVCDVRTFGAKGDGVTKDTAAIQKAIDSCAAAKGGTVKIAGGTFLSAPLMLKSNITLDVEKGATLLGSPDHADYPKKREFKAPGYQAFLSAEGAKHITINGGGVIDGNGKTWWESVRGTKDAGLLGSENTRPRGLVFDHCDGILIENVTVQNMAYWQIVPYYSNNIVIRDVKVLADPHSPNTDAIDPFSSTNVLIERVLADVGDDNIAIKSGMVNSPGPDAPTKNVVIRDCTFLHGHGLSIGSEIAGGAQNIVAENITFKGTGNGLRIKANRDRGADVSHIVFKHVKMEDVKMPILVSAYYPKAFPQGEVKTEAVGRLTPFFHDIVFDDVTATGSEEGGGIVGLPEAPIKNIVLKHVHISSEKPMRVAYANALFDDVTVTVAGGGEGVVKAPTATITKMGQSR
- a CDS encoding TetR/AcrR family transcriptional regulator, with the translated sequence MPAKPKSRRQVLTEFRRAEILDAALKLFGKKGFAQTRMEDIAEQAGLAKGTLYLYFSSKDAMYEAAVQRAIAQQTEQGAEAIEKIQGVAARLRAFLTFRMSFWISYPDLYRLLATLGRERRFRKQTHTIVRASVEEMIDILAAGVRDGELADRDYTSLAWALMDMVRGMNERRMYGESTRSSEQDAEAILAMVLPYIGVNAKLAKR
- a CDS encoding DHA2 family efflux MFS transporter permease subunit; this translates as MTTESDTYKSEEALAASAAEFEPGVRLETAPEPRLFNPWIIALVVTMGTFMEVLDTSIANVALPHIAGSLSASQDESTWVLTSYLVANAIILPISGWISSVIGRRNFYLASVILFTIFSAACGLAPTLAMLVIFRVLQGLSGGGLQPSVQAILADTFPGEKRGMAMAVYTVAILCAPVLGPTLGGWITDNYSWRWIFYINIPVGLLCAFFTRMVLHDPPHLVASRKAMKGKPLKIDGVGLGLISIGLASLEIVLDKGQELDWFGSAFVTWMACIAVASLVGAVIWELRVKNPVVNLRLLGERNFATCCAIVLALYTALYACTFLLPQYMQQIMGYDATTAGIAVSPAGLVTMAEVPIVGWLLSKGTDARKMIALGLVTITVATWWLSLSNQYVAESNFVWPRVLQIMGLGLTTVPLSTIMFRFLAPDQSSNAAGLYALVRNEGGSIGIAISSTFLQRTAQTHQAYLGANLTPSNEQAIAAATAMGSGTAMAMHDKMHMGMALLYQKTMVEAEILAYMDQYRLFAYILACTIPLVLLLKRPPKIVGKIELDVH